TTGGGCTTCAACTGATAGTTTCCAAAATTGTCAACAAGTTTAAAGCGCTACCTACCATGGTAGTTGGAATGTGCTTTGGCACCTTAGGAATTGCCATGCTGGCGGTATCATCCAATGTGTGGGTATTTATTCTAGGTTTATTTGTTTTCTCCATTGGCGAAATGACGGCCCACCCAAAATTTATCTCCTACGTTGGGCTTATTGCACCACCCGACAAGAAGGCACTCTACCTTGGCTACTCATTCCTTTACGGCGTTATTGGTAGTGGAATTGGAGGAATTCTTGGAGCCGTTCTCTACCACGCATTAGTAGAAAAAGATAATAATTCATTCGCATTCTGGGGAATATTTGTACTTATAGGAATGGCCTCCATCATCGGGCTACTACTATTTAACAGGCACGTGAAAAGGAACCCAGTGTAAACGAGGTTTTTGAGAAGTTCCTGAAAGGTTATTGGTGTTCAATATCTAGTCTCTCGATGATTAAAAAACCATCGAAGTAAACCTGATTCATACTGAAATGCTTAACCGCAGTGTCGACAAAAATCTTCGATCCCACTCTGACTCTTAATCTCCAATCAGGCAGACAGGGATAAATAACAGGAGTAACCAACCTACGGGAACCATTTTCAAGCTGGATTCGCCATTTCCAAGTGGCCTCCGTGTTTCCTGTATCATCAGGCGGATTATTCCACAGCTCCACCACAGGGCTATCGGTTGATTTTAAACCGAACAACTCCAAGGAGGTTGTTAACACCTTGAACATTCTTTGATTGACACAAGAAATACCTGCCGTGTTTGGAATAAAATTCAAACTACGCCAAAATGGTAGCGAGGCAAAAAATGGGCATTCTAGACTTACAACAACACATCCCGATTCTCTAAACACGTCCATGCACTCCTCCACCATAAGTCGTCCTAAACCTCGTCGACGCACTTGCGGCATTATCTCAACAAAATCAATAAACTTTACCGCGGAAGTACCATACCAGCAGATAAATCCAGCGGCACGTCCCTTCGCAAGCAGCAGGATAACTTGCCCGTTATCGAACCGATGCCGAATAATGTCCCAGCTAGGATAGAAGCCGGAACAGGAATTCTCATACTCATCCCTCAGCCAACCTTCAACCTGCCTAAGCATTTCAAATGAAGGATTGATTATCAGCTTAGCCTTTAGCTCCTCAGCCTTCTGTGCAGGAAGTTCAAACATTACTAGATTACCTGTTTTTGCAGGTCAAAATTTACTGCTATAATGAGATAATCGCAAATTATTTTTCACAATTAATTTAGTTCTGCAGCATTAAAACAGGCATGCACCGAAATTAAAATGTCAGAAGTGAAACGTGAGTGATTCGGGAATCAACATGGAGTTAGAATAATTCAAAGGAGTCGAGGCACAGATCACACCTTGGTTGATTAACAAATTCGACCTTTGGTAGAGATGCAAGGTGTTGCACCTCTCAGTTTTGGATAGTCTATATTACGAACACTTAACTCATATAGACATTTCCACTAAGCACCTCAGCAAATTCCCAATAGGGCGACAAGATTGTGGTTTAGATTTGGAATAGCTAATAACGGCCATGACCATGGCAGCCATTTACAAAAGAGAATCCTTCAAACTTTCCTTGAGAAAATCAGGATTCATCGAAAATATCCGACGTAGAAATTATATGGGTAGGAATGGTGTGGTGAAAAAAGGTTAAGGGTGTTGCACTAAAATAGACTTACCCTTAAGCCCTGAATTACCCCATGCGTTTAACTATTTAGGAAACACCATAAACAAGGAAGTTTTACACTTCGCTGGAAGGGGTTCGATATGGAAGAGGCTACTTATCGATCTTTACCTTTACGGCAATTAATCCACGCTGACCCTTCTCCACCTCAAAAGTAACTCTGTTATTCTCCTTGATCGACTCAAGCAGTCCATTAATGTGCACAAATATACTTTCCTGGGTATCAAGATCCTTGATAAAACCAAAACCCTTGGAGTCGTTGAAGAACGAAACCACGCCGTGACGAACTATATCAACTGGCTCATTGGTAGAACGAGGAATTCCAATCTCAATGCTCTCAATTTCAATCTCCTGCTTATTCATGGGATCAGGTCGGGTGGAGGTAAGCATTCCATTCTCATCCACATAAGCAATCATGTCATCAAAATTATTGGTCCCGCTTTCCTTGCGTTCAATCCGCTTCAGTTCCTTCTCTTTTCTCTTCTTCTCCTTGTTTGTCCTTACTTGTTTTTTATTCGAGGTTTCCCTTGGCCTCCCCATAATGCTCCTTTCTTATTATAATTAGTATTACTATCAAAAGCCATGCTGCCTTTACCAGCCAACACAGCCTCCAAATTCAGCACAAAGATACGGTTAATTCATGAATTTTCAGCATCAAATTAAGATTCAAAGGTATACAGCGACCAAAAAAAGGTTACGCAAAGAAGTCTAAACCAAAATAAAGGTAACCAAAAATGGAACGAGCACCGTGAGTATGGTACCATTTAAAAGGCTAATCACCGCATAGTCCTTTCCAACATATTGGGTAATAATAGGAAGGGTAGTATCCATGGATGTTGCACCTCCACAGGCAATTGGAGCCAACTTACCAAAATAGCGAGCAAAAATGGGTGTAAAGAGCAAGGTGATTATTTCGCGCATTACGTTGGAGAGAAGGGCGACTACCCCAAGCGTTCCCCCCCGAATTTCGGTAATGTAAATGCTTGAAAGGCTATAGTAACCAAACCCCGAACCAATGGCTGCAACGTCCTTCAATGAAATATCGGAAATGAGCAACGACACACAGCTCACGCCAATTAGCGTACCTACTATGGTAGTTAGCGGTACTAGTAGCACCGTTAGATTCATGCTCCGAATCGTTTGAAGGGATCGCGGGTCAGAGCCAATGCCAATTCCTACAAGAAACATCAGCAGGTACAGAGCATACTCGGTAAAATTACCATGTAGCAGCCAAGCAGGAAGCCAATGCACATAGCCAAACAGCACTCCCACTGCAAAAAAGGAAAGGATAATCAAGCTTCCTTTCATACCTTCTCCTTCGGCTTGAAAAAAACACGGTAGGTAACAAAGGCCAATAGGACGCTACCAAATACTGCGCCCAATGTAATCAAAAACGCCTTTACTCCAAGTATTGGCAAATTTGAAACAATGGTTTTATTAGAACCGATAGAAATACCCAGTAAAAGCAGAAGCAGGTAGATGGCATAGGTGGTGAGCCTATCATTTAGCAGCACTAGCTTCGGCTTTGTGCGAAGCCAAACTCCAACCACAATTCCTAAAAGCATTATGAGAATCACTGTAATCATCTTCTGCAACCATTTATAAAATGTAAAAACATCGCTCTAATACAAATAAATTATCCAACCAAACGTGTCTAATAACCCACTATTTTCCCACAGTGAAGGCATACTCAATGCTATGCTCAAATGGCGCAGCAGGTGTAATCACAGTGGAAGGAAATTCGTGGTGGTTTGGAGCATCCGGGAAAAGTTGAGGCTCAATGCAGATGGCATCGCGGTGAACATACATTCGGCCAGCTCTTCCTGGAACAAGGCTATCAAGGCCATTGCCGGTATACACCTGCACGCCAGGAAGCGTCGACCGAACCTCCATGGTTCTGCCATTGCTAGGATGCTTAACCAGCGCCACCTTGTTTATTTGTCCTTGAGGGGCATCAACTACCCAGCAGTGGTCGTAGCCATTGCCAATAAGTATGTCGGGGTAAATGCTTTCCAATCCCGGCTTGAGCCATTGCAGCTGGGAGAAATCCATTACTGTTCCAGTGACCGGGATTAGTTTTCCGGTAGGAATTTGATGTTTATCGGTTTCTAGATATTGCTTGGCTTCCACCTGAAGCAAATGATTTTCAATGGAGCCGCTATCCTCCCCACCAAGGTTAAAGTAGCTATGGTGAGTGAGGTTAAGCACAGTTGGTGTATCGGTGATAGCATGGAATTGCATTGAAAGAACATTGGTCTCACTCCAAGCATAATTAACTGTTACTTCTACCCCGCCTGGATATCCACCTTCACCATCGGGGCTCACAATTTTAAACACCACACCATTGTTGCCGCCCTCACCTTGAATCAACTTCCATGGCCGATGGCTAAATCCAACATCGGCGCTATGCAGGTGATTGTCTCCCTCATTAGGTTGCAGCTGGTAGGTTTTTCCATTGAGTGAAAAGCGGGAGCCACCAATGCGGTTGGCATAGCGACCAACGATACATCCAAACCACTCCACCCCTTTCAGGTAACCTTCGAGCGATGAGTAACCAAGCACTACTTCAGAAATATCCCCCTTGTTATCGGGAACTTTCACGGAAACAACACGAGCGCCATAGTTTGAAAACGCCACCGAAGCCCCGCTACTATTTGTCAAAGTAACCAGCTGTACCTCTTCACCAGAGGAAACTTTGCCCCAATGTTCAACCTTCTTATGCATCATCAATTTGGTATTAAGTGAACGCTTCTTACTTCCAGAGTGGGGACGGATACTCCCCCTTCTCAACCAACACCTTGAGCTGAGCCATCACGATTGGCTTGTCACCAGCATAGGTCACACCAAACCAGTCTGAGTCGGTAGGGATTACCTTGCAGGTTGCTTTACCTTGGGACAGCAGACGATTAACTACCAACGGAATATAAAACTCAGCCTTTGGGCTTGCAATATTATCGGTTAAAAACTCCTTCAACATGCGCTCAGCGTGGTCGAAGAAGTCAGGTGTAAAACCCCAGCAATTCATGGAAACAGAGGCATCACCTGAAAGTATTTTCTTAGACCCGTCATCTTCGGTATTAAATATGGAATTGCCATCGCTACCGATTTTGGTATGCTCTACCACATCTACCAGCAGCGAGTTGGCATCGACCTTACACACCCCACGCGAAACAGTTCCCTCCTCGGAGAGCGTTTTCCTCAGCTTGTAGCCAACCATATAGGCTTGTCCTTCCGCTTTCCCGTGCGTTAAAGCATCGGCCAGTTGGGCAAACGATTGGCGTCCATAGAAATCATCGGCATTAATTACGGCAAAAGGCTCGCTAACAACATCCTTGGCTGCCCATACGGCATGGCCTGTACCCCAAGGTTTAACTCGGTCAGCAGGACACATAAATCCCTTTGGCAACAAATCCAGTTCCTGAAACACGAGCTTCACCTCAATTTTATCTGAAAAACGATTTCCAAAAGCGGCCATAAAATCGGCCTCAATACTCTTTCGAATAATAAACACCACCTTGCCAAAGCCGGCTCGCATGGCATCGTAAACTGAATAATCGATAATGGTTTCGCCATTAGGACCTAGCCCATCAACCTGCTTCAACCCGCCATACCGGCTTCCCATGCCAGCGGCTAAAACCACCAATGTTGGCTTCATACAACTCAATTTAATGTTTATAACCTTACTATTTTTTAAAACATGCTCGTTTGCCAATGTCGAAATTAATCGTCAGTGGACTTTTACAAAAAGAACCTCGCGCCACCATCAATATACATTTTCATACAATTGATAGTGGTTGTTTTGGCCATCGAAACAAATTTACATTTCGACGGAGAAAATTAGCAATTCTTTCAACAAGATGGTTACTCAATTACTTTAAAGCAAAGGATACCTACAGATGCATTTCCAAAACATTAACAAGAAAACGATTGAGAGAGACAAAAAAAATGGGCAAAGGCTGTAAATTTGTTGAACTTTTACTCTCAGTTGGTAAAAAATAATACTTTTGAGCCCCGAAAACTGGGAACTTTGAACTCTTAATTGTAGGCAAATCAACCATTATAAGATTTATGAAGAAGGCAACAAAAGACACTTTCATAATTGGGCTCGCGCTATTCGCCATGTTTTTTGGAGCAGGAAATCTGATCTTCCCTCCAATGCTGGGTTTTAGAGCAGGGGAAAGTTGGTTATCGGGCGCGCTAGGCTTCATGATGTCCGACGTTGGACTATCACTCATGGGAATAGTTGCCGTAGCCATGATTGGAGGTGGATTCACCGCTCTTGGTAACAAGGTTGGCCCGCGCTACTCTAAAATCCTTGGCACCACAATCATGTTGGCACTCGGCCCACTACTTGCAATTCCTCGAGCCGGTGCTGTTTCATACGAAATGGGCATAGAATCGCTTTTCCCTTCCAGCACCATGTGGGTAGTAACCACCATATTCTTTATTGCTACCATATTCTTTGTTTTCGATCAAAAGGGTGTAGTGGATAAGATTGGAAAGTTGTTGACCCCAGTTCTGCTTATAACGTTATTGGTGATTATAGTTGCAGGCATAATCTACCCAATTGGTACTGCCTCACACGCCAAAGTGCCCAACACCTTTGGTCTTGGATTTACCGAAGGATACCAAACAGTGGATGCGCTTGCGGCCGTTATATTTGCTAGAATAATTCTGAACACCTTAACTGCAAAAGGGTATACCAAAATATCTTCGCAGGTTATGATGACCATTAAAGCTGGGGCCATCGCCTTGGGAATAATTGCCATTGTTTATGGGGGACTTATTGCCATTGGCTCCAATGCCAGCGCCCTCTTCCCAGACGATATCACCAGAACCTCACTATTTGTATGCATTGTAAATCGCATTTTAGGTTCAAGTGGTACAATAATTATGGCCGTAGCAGTCGTATTTGCATGCTTTACCACTGCAGTGGGTCTTACGGCCACTGCAGGTGCATATTTTCAACACATTTCGAAGGGGAAAATTAATTACAAAGTTACGGTGGTAGCAATTAGCCTTGTCAGCCTGCTCATTGCCAACCTAGGAGTAAAGGAGATTATAGCAATATCGGAACCAATACTAAGGCTAGTATACCCACCCGTAATAATGCTCATCATTTGCGGATTATTCGACAAACTTGGCTTATCGAAGCACTTCTATAGAGGAGCAGTGCATACAGCCTTACTGCTCAGTATTCCGGAGATGCTTGCCAGCTTTCATGTTCCAGTTAACTCAGCAGTTGACCTACTAAACTCTTTTCCACTTGCGAACTATAAGGTTGGTTGGCTAATTCCTTCCTTGCTGGTTGCACTGGTAATGCACATTGCCTTTCATAAAAAGGCAACCCTACTAGCAGCGTAGCGTTCACGGTAAATCTTAACCCTAGAAAATAGAGTTAGACTACTCATAAAATAA
The DNA window shown above is from Williamwhitmania sp. and carries:
- a CDS encoding GNAT family N-acetyltransferase, whose product is MFELPAQKAEELKAKLIINPSFEMLRQVEGWLRDEYENSCSGFYPSWDIIRHRFDNGQVILLLAKGRAAGFICWYGTSAVKFIDFVEIMPQVRRRGLGRLMVEECMDVFRESGCVVVSLECPFFASLPFWRSLNFIPNTAGISCVNQRMFKVLTTSLELFGLKSTDSPVVELWNNPPDDTGNTEATWKWRIQLENGSRRLVTPVIYPCLPDWRLRVRVGSKIFVDTAVKHFSMNQVYFDGFLIIERLDIEHQ
- a CDS encoding cold shock domain-containing protein — its product is MGRPRETSNKKQVRTNKEKKRKEKELKRIERKESGTNNFDDMIAYVDENGMLTSTRPDPMNKQEIEIESIEIGIPRSTNEPVDIVRHGVVSFFNDSKGFGFIKDLDTQESIFVHINGLLESIKENNRVTFEVEKGQRGLIAVKVKIDK
- a CDS encoding lysine exporter LysO family protein, which encodes MKGSLIILSFFAVGVLFGYVHWLPAWLLHGNFTEYALYLLMFLVGIGIGSDPRSLQTIRSMNLTVLLVPLTTIVGTLIGVSCVSLLISDISLKDVAAIGSGFGYYSLSSIYITEIRGGTLGVVALLSNVMREIITLLFTPIFARYFGKLAPIACGGATSMDTTLPIITQYVGKDYAVISLLNGTILTVLVPFLVTFILV
- a CDS encoding LysO family transporter; amino-acid sequence: MITVILIMLLGIVVGVWLRTKPKLVLLNDRLTTYAIYLLLLLLGISIGSNKTIVSNLPILGVKAFLITLGAVFGSVLLAFVTYRVFFKPKEKV
- a CDS encoding aldose epimerase family protein, whose product is MMHKKVEHWGKVSSGEEVQLVTLTNSSGASVAFSNYGARVVSVKVPDNKGDISEVVLGYSSLEGYLKGVEWFGCIVGRYANRIGGSRFSLNGKTYQLQPNEGDNHLHSADVGFSHRPWKLIQGEGGNNGVVFKIVSPDGEGGYPGGVEVTVNYAWSETNVLSMQFHAITDTPTVLNLTHHSYFNLGGEDSGSIENHLLQVEAKQYLETDKHQIPTGKLIPVTGTVMDFSQLQWLKPGLESIYPDILIGNGYDHCWVVDAPQGQINKVALVKHPSNGRTMEVRSTLPGVQVYTGNGLDSLVPGRAGRMYVHRDAICIEPQLFPDAPNHHEFPSTVITPAAPFEHSIEYAFTVGK
- a CDS encoding sugar phosphate nucleotidyltransferase codes for the protein MKPTLVVLAAGMGSRYGGLKQVDGLGPNGETIIDYSVYDAMRAGFGKVVFIIRKSIEADFMAAFGNRFSDKIEVKLVFQELDLLPKGFMCPADRVKPWGTGHAVWAAKDVVSEPFAVINADDFYGRQSFAQLADALTHGKAEGQAYMVGYKLRKTLSEEGTVSRGVCKVDANSLLVDVVEHTKIGSDGNSIFNTEDDGSKKILSGDASVSMNCWGFTPDFFDHAERMLKEFLTDNIASPKAEFYIPLVVNRLLSQGKATCKVIPTDSDWFGVTYAGDKPIVMAQLKVLVEKGEYPSPLWK
- the brnQ gene encoding branched-chain amino acid transport system II carrier protein — protein: MKKATKDTFIIGLALFAMFFGAGNLIFPPMLGFRAGESWLSGALGFMMSDVGLSLMGIVAVAMIGGGFTALGNKVGPRYSKILGTTIMLALGPLLAIPRAGAVSYEMGIESLFPSSTMWVVTTIFFIATIFFVFDQKGVVDKIGKLLTPVLLITLLVIIVAGIIYPIGTASHAKVPNTFGLGFTEGYQTVDALAAVIFARIILNTLTAKGYTKISSQVMMTIKAGAIALGIIAIVYGGLIAIGSNASALFPDDITRTSLFVCIVNRILGSSGTIIMAVAVVFACFTTAVGLTATAGAYFQHISKGKINYKVTVVAISLVSLLIANLGVKEIIAISEPILRLVYPPVIMLIICGLFDKLGLSKHFYRGAVHTALLLSIPEMLASFHVPVNSAVDLLNSFPLANYKVGWLIPSLLVALVMHIAFHKKATLLAA